Proteins encoded within one genomic window of Besnoitia besnoiti strain Bb-Ger1 chromosome II, whole genome shotgun sequence:
- a CDS encoding putative coatomer gamma 2-subunit protein (encoded by transcript BESB_038530) has product MLSASSLRSKLQNLNVDLSKFAGAAASDKPQFTPYDCDKAKVLQEARAFSESPLNPRKCSQIITKILYLLSSNEDPLTSAETSTLFFGVTRLFQSSDERLRRLIYMLLKELSVQTAEGFIVTSSLTKDMTSNSDRHRGNAVRVLSRIVDAAMVSQIERYLKTAIVDKNPFVASSALVAGINLFATAPDVVRRWVSEAQSCIFQHQKNPIVQVHALALVHTIKSSDRLALRKSLCELLQNFQRNPLAECLLIRCIKDLLLQDLSSAHGDAAAGAPAYAYAAAGGTGAGVSDPSHQRLLLDYLESCLRHKHEMAMFEAARALCELAALASERGDASSVLRNYDLSGALTVLQILLTSPKPVVRFAAVHVINKLAQKPRLAAVMARCNAELEPLLTDPNRSIATAALTTLLKTGHESGVERLTKQISSFTSEVSDAFKVDIVRAVLQLCLTYPNKHATLTNFLASNLREEGSVELKTCAVDALMTVVRSIPQAQELGLLQLCEFIEDCEYAVLCTKILAFLGEQAATTATPSKFIRFIYNRLILENAVVRAAGVDALTKIALQCPSLRGDVLVLLEGCLSDNDDEVRDRTQLYYAALQQTMRRDDQRSDAAAYALAPATPTTTALSGDVPSVAELLSTETPFALDLLCASLERFLQEQDRARSANGGVAPPRAFDFSDLPSEAAWEEAKAREREAVAAMKASGASAGATGHGAAAAGHGFLAGASKGGFASGTGAETQFREGAGDVRGSSGGGGGLAAAAQGTARSAAVEGELHRVFASLVPPATLGPLLLSSKAAMLTEKEAEYAVEVIKHVFAGYLALEFRVRNTVEGQTLENVAVRVACAPQNAALGGAGVPPAPWAVVGCVPIPTLELDCTRPCFALLQRTVGDGRGTSVAETGALSAVLTYVLKEAGDDIGYEDEYPVEPVVVTIGNYIAPKMLRQGEFKVAWDSLASPQGVEAVGKFCLSFRTLEAAVSGLLSTLNLAPCDRSDFVEPQRTTQTLLCSGEFLGSSTVLATAVLFMSPEHGCLLKLIVRSDDASVCDALLQTFE; this is encoded by the exons ATGTTGTCGGCTTCGTCGCTTCGCTCGAAGCTGCAGAACTTAAACGTGGATTTGTCCAAgttcgcgggcgcagccgcgtcaGACAAGCCGCAGTTCACGCCGTACGACTGCGACAAGGCCAAGGTCCttcaggaggcgcgggcgttCTCAGAGAGTCCGCTGAATCCGCGGAAATGCAGTCAAATCATCACCAAGATTCTGTACCTGCTGTCGAGCAACGAAGACCCGCTGACGAGTGCGGAGACGAGCACGTTGTTCTTCGGCGTCACGCGGCTCTTTCAGTCCTCTgacgagcggctgcggcgtctgatTTACATGCTGCTGAAGGAGCTGAGTgtgcagacggcggagggctTCATCGTGACGAGTTCCTTGACGAAGGACATGACAAGCAACAGCGACCGGCACCGCGGGAACGctgtccgcgtcctctcgcggATCGTCGACGCGGCGATGGTGTCCCAGATTGAGCGCTATCTCAAGACGGCGATCGTGGACAAGAACCCGTtcgtcgcgtcctccgcgttgGTGGCGGGCATCAACCTCTTCGCCACGGCGCCAGACGTCGTTAGGCGCTGGGTTAGCGAGGCACAGAGCTGCATCTTTCAGCACCAGAAGAACCCCATTGTGCAAGtccacgcgctcgcgctggtGCACACAATCAAGTCGTCCGATCGACTCGCGCTGCGCAAGAGCCTGTGCGAGCTGCTACAGAATTTCCAGCGGAATCCCCTCGCCGAGTGCCTGCTCATTCGGTGCATTAAGGACCTTCTGCTTCAAGACCTGTCCTCGGCGCatggcgacgcggcggcgggcgcgccggcctaCGCCTACGCAGCCGCGGGGGGTactggcgccggcgtctccgacCCCTCCCaccagcggctgctgcttgACTACTTGGAGAGCTGTCTTCGACACAAACACGAGATGGCCATgttcgaggcggcgcgggcgctctGCGAGCTGGCGGCCCTTGCGTCGGAACGTGGAGACGCGTCGAGCGTGCTACGGAACTACGACCTCTCCGGCGCCCTCACAGTTCTGCAGATTCTGCTCACGTCGCCCAAGCCCGTGgttcgcttcgccgcagtcCACGTGATCAACAAActcgcgcagaagccgcggctcgcggccgtcATGGCGCGCTGCAACGCTGAGCTCGAGCCCCTGCTCACCGACCCGAACCGCAGCatcgcgaccgcggcgctgaCGACGCTGCTCAAAACCGGACATGAGAGCGGCGTCGAGCGGCTCACGAAGCAGATCTCATCCTTCACGAGTGAAGTCTCCGATGCGTTCAAGGTAGACATTGTCCGCGCAGTTCTGCAGCTCTGCCTGACCTATCCCAACAAGCACGCGACGCTGACGAACTTTCTGGCTTCGAACCTacgcgaggaaggcagcgTGGAGCTGAAGACTTGCGCAGTGGACGCGCTCATGACTGTCGTCCGCAGCATCCCGCAGGCACAGGAGCtcggcctgctgcagctctgtGAGTTCATTGAAGACTGCGAGTACGCCGTTCTCTGCACCAAGATCCTCGCGTTTCTGGGGGAgcaggccgcgacgacggcgacgccctcCAAATTCATTCGCTTCATCTACAACCGACTCATTCTGGAGAACGCagtcgtccgcgccgcgggcgttgACGCGCTCACCAAGATCGCGTTGCAGTGCccgagtctccgcggcgacgtcctcgtcctcctcgaggGCTGCCTGTCAGATAACGACGACGAAGTCCGCGACCGCACGCAGCTCTACTACGCAgccctgcagcagacgatgcgccgcgacgaccagcgcagcgacgccgcagcctacgccctggcgcccgccacgccgacgacgacggcgctgtCTGGGGACGTGCCCTCCGTCGCGGAGCTGCTCAGCACCGAGACGCCATTTGCGCTTgacctcctctgcgcgtccctcGAGCGCTTCCTGCAGGAGCAAGAccgggcgcgcagcgccaacGGGGGGGTCGCCCCCCCGCGTGCTTTCGACTTCTCAGATCTGCCCTCGGAGGCCGCCTGGGAAGAAGCcaaggcgcgagagcgcgaggcggtcgccgcgatgaaggccagcggcgcgtccgcaggcgccacagggcacggggctgcggccgcgggtcacggcttcctcgcaggcgcctcgaagGGCGGCTTTGCCTCCGGCActggcgcggagacgcagttccgcgagggcgcgggcgacgtgCGAGGCTCatcgggggggggaggaggtctcgcggccgccgcgcagggcacggcgagaagcgcggctGTCGAGGGCGAGCTGCACCGCGTGTTCGCCTCGCTggtgccgccggcgacgctggGGCCCCTGCTGCTGTCGAGCAAGGCCGCGATGCTCACGGAGAAGGAGGCCGAGTACGCCGTCGAGGTGATCAAGCACGTCTTCGCGGGCTACCTGGCGCTGGAATTCCGCGTGAGAAACACCGTCGAAGGCCAGACACTCGAAAACGTCGcggtgcgcgtcgcctgcgcgccgcagaatgccgcgctcggcggcgccggcgtgccTCCCGCGCCCTGGGCTGTCGTTGGCTGCGTCCCGATTCCGACTCTCGAGCTCGACTGCACGCGCCCCTGCTTcgccctgctgcagcggacCGTcggagacggccgcggcacCTCTGTCGCGGAGACtggcgcgctctccgccgtcctcaCTTACGTGCTcaaggaggcgggcgacgacaTCGGCTACGAAGACGAATACCCCGTGGAACCCGTCGTCGTCACCATCGGAAACTACATCG CGCCCAAGATGCTGCGGCAAGGCGAGTTCAAGGTTGCCTGGGACTCGCTGGCGAGTCCGCAGGGCGTGGAAGCGGTCGGCAAGTTCTGTTTGAGCTTCCGCACACTGGAGGCCGCGGTCTCGGGGCTTCTCAGCACGCTGAACCTCGCGCCGTGCGACCGCAGCGATTTCGTGGAGCCACAGCGCACCACGCAGACTCTACTCTGTTCTGGCGAGTTCCTCGGCAGCTCGACCGTGCTCGCGACGGCGGTGCTGTTCATGTCCCCCGAGCACGGCTGCCTGCTGAAGCTCATCGTCCGCTCCGACGACGCCTCCGTCTGCGACGCCCTCCTCCAGACCTTTGAGTGA